The following proteins are encoded in a genomic region of Hydra vulgaris chromosome 05, alternate assembly HydraT2T_AEP:
- the LOC136071842 gene encoding eukaryotic translation initiation factor 1A, Y-chromosomal-like — translation MPKNKGKGGKNRRRGKNENETEKRELVFKEEGQEYAQVIKMLGNGRLDALCFDGTKRLCHIRGKLRKKVWINAGDIILLGLRDYQDTKADVILKYTPDEARNLKSYGELPDSVKIETMVSNEDANGDIEFEFQDGSDEDDEEPDDIDNI, via the exons GAAAAGGAGGTAAAAACAGAAGGAGAGGTAAGAATGAAAATGAAACAGAAAAGCGTGAGTTGGTTTTTAAAGAAGAAGGACAAGAGTATGCTCAAGTCATAAAAATGCTTGGAAATGGTAGACTTGATGCACTATGCTTTGATGGAACTAAACGTTTATGTCATATTAGAGGAAAGctcagaaaaaaagtttggaTTAATGCTGGTGATATTATATTACTTGGTCTCAGAGACTACCaa gacACAAAAGCagatgtaattttaaaatatactccAGACGAGGCCAGAAACCTAAAGTCTTATGGAGAATTACCTGACTCAg ttaagATTGAAACAATGGTTTCTAATGAAGATGCAAATGGAGATATCGAATTTGAATTCCAAGATGGAagtgatgaagatgatgaagaacCAGATGAT ATTGATaacatataa